GCAAGGAGGCATGGCGGCAGGAGTTGTCTGTTTCATAGCTTGCCCTTCAACGTGAAATCTATGCCATACCTCGATTATACCTTTATTAATTCTAAATTTTAGTTTAAGTCCCGTTAAACCCACCCGACCAAATCTGGTGTAAATGTTTCATTATGTATGCTGATTAGCCCCGGCAAGTCTAGAGCAAATCCTCACATCATTCAAGCAGCATCACTGTCCCAAATATGCTTCTAATACTTGCGAGTTACTTTGAATTTCCTTGGGCGTACCAGCGGCAAGATTGGTACCTTCGGCGAGAACACAAACGCGATCGCACAATGACATAATTACGTCCATGTTGTGTTCAATAATCAAAAATGTCATGCCCTCGCGGTTCCAATTAACGATGCGATCGCATATTTCTTTAATCAGTGTCGGATTCACCCCAGCCGCAGGCTCATCCAGCAAAATTAGCTTGGGATTAGTCATCAGCGCTCTTCCCATTTCTAACAGTTTGCGTTGTCCTCCAGACAGCGCCCCCGCATAATCGTGCGCTTTCTTTTCCAACCCCACAGATTCCAGAATAGTCATCGCCCGTTCCCGCAATTGTCGTTCTTCTTGCACTACTAATTGCGGTTGCAACCATACTTTCCAAAAGTTTTCTCCAGTTTGTTTTTGGGCGGCTAGCAACATATTTTCCAGCACAGACAGCCGCGATAGCACGCGCGCCACCTGAAACGTCCGCACCATTCCCATCTGGGCAATTTGATGGGGTTGTAAGTCCTGAATCTGTTCGCCATCAAAAATCACTCGGCCTTTGTCTGGGCGAATGAAG
The sequence above is a segment of the Microcoleus sp. FACHB-831 genome. Coding sequences within it:
- a CDS encoding ABC transporter ATP-binding protein, giving the protein MEDNLHVPSAPSPPSPLPSRERVETSLQPQLLLASGLCKSFGGIKAVNDAEIQVAQGSITGLIGPNGAGKTTLFNLLSNFIRPDKGRVIFDGEQIQDLQPHQIAQMGMVRTFQVARVLSRLSVLENMLLAAQKQTGENFWKVWLQPQLVVQEERQLRERAMTILESVGLEKKAHDYAGALSGGQRKLLEMGRALMTNPKLILLDEPAAGVNPTLIKEICDRIVNWNREGMTFLIIEHNMDVIMSLCDRVCVLAEGTNLAAGTPKEIQSNSQVLEAYLGQ